Proteins co-encoded in one Armatimonadota bacterium genomic window:
- a CDS encoding extracellular solute-binding protein translates to MSSKVVQFLLLLKQNVENRILLAFNSCLVKDLSFIKKLSFILLLCLAVEIAYAKVDKKDQIVLTVHRLPLKEARSVPDKANWAIVQRFMELHPNIKLEGFRGLTAPGLDMEVGPLLAMAGGVAPDVLYVNFRISDSYIQQKFLYPLDEYVEKWAKEENLDELIYPPVWQVIKRNGHIWAIPYQTYVMTLQYRKDLFREAGLDPERPPRNWDELFEYAKKLTIPEKGQYGMALFAGPHSAWWFIDLLWSAGGEAVAQDENGNWRAVFNDEAAVTALKFYQKLGRARWTRNGKTYRGVAYRDTDYGKLWQLGKIGMVFGYINDQMIANVNPNLIGIAPVPVGPSGERGNELNCAMMGINAMVKDKRVRDAAWEYIKFWASDEAARIRCKVYVESGFARFIAPKYLKKYGYTQYLKEVPKGWSETLEEALRSGRPEPYGRNCENIYQEMTPPLDAVWLSDRTDYKRLLDNAVAHCNEKLMGVVDPKILTVRRRVAWVVVIALFIIFSLVFCFVIKSFSKDYESPHQITVKRKKSRWVKYKRTAFAFLLMSPALVSVALWAYYPLLRGSVMAFQDYRIVAGTRWVGLDNFSEVLFTPQVWKSFWNSFVFMLLSLGLGFFSPIILALMLHEVPKGKMLFRTLYYLPAVTTGLVIMFLWKFFYNPSPAGLLNQLLLNINDYVIKHLNSAMAIMHIPAKIPLFEPLTWLQDPRLAMLCVVLPIIWAHVGPGCIIYLAALKSVPEDVYEAADLDGAGVLQKIRHITIPYLRPLIIINFVGAFIHAFRSFDFIFVMTGGGPMHATHVAGLEIWYNAFLYLKFGYAVAMAWLMGSFLVGFTVFQLRILSRLQFKTAGA, encoded by the coding sequence ATGTCAAGTAAAGTAGTCCAATTTCTTCTCCTCTTAAAACAAAATGTAGAAAATCGAATACTGCTAGCGTTTAATTCTTGTCTCGTGAAAGATTTGTCGTTTATCAAGAAACTCTCGTTCATACTGCTGTTATGCCTTGCGGTTGAGATTGCATACGCAAAGGTTGATAAGAAAGACCAGATTGTCCTAACTGTTCATCGTCTTCCACTTAAAGAAGCTAGAAGTGTTCCAGATAAAGCAAACTGGGCTATTGTCCAACGCTTCATGGAGCTTCACCCAAATATCAAGCTCGAGGGTTTCCGTGGGCTTACTGCGCCTGGACTCGATATGGAGGTCGGCCCTCTTCTCGCGATGGCGGGTGGGGTCGCTCCAGATGTACTCTACGTCAATTTTCGTATCTCCGACAGCTACATCCAGCAAAAGTTTCTCTATCCTCTCGACGAGTATGTTGAAAAATGGGCGAAAGAGGAGAATTTGGATGAGTTAATTTACCCTCCTGTTTGGCAAGTAATCAAACGCAATGGACACATCTGGGCGATTCCTTATCAGACTTATGTGATGACTTTACAATATCGCAAAGATTTGTTTCGCGAAGCTGGCCTCGATCCAGAAAGACCTCCCAGGAATTGGGATGAACTTTTTGAGTATGCCAAGAAGCTAACAATTCCTGAGAAAGGTCAATATGGTATGGCGCTTTTTGCAGGTCCCCATTCGGCTTGGTGGTTTATAGATCTCCTATGGTCGGCAGGCGGTGAAGCGGTGGCCCAGGACGAAAACGGAAATTGGCGTGCTGTTTTCAACGACGAGGCGGCGGTTACTGCTCTGAAGTTTTACCAGAAGCTAGGACGTGCGCGCTGGACGAGAAATGGCAAAACTTACCGCGGTGTGGCTTATCGCGATACAGATTACGGCAAACTTTGGCAGTTGGGCAAAATAGGTATGGTTTTCGGTTATATAAATGACCAAATGATTGCCAATGTCAATCCAAATCTGATTGGCATTGCCCCTGTTCCTGTTGGTCCCTCTGGTGAGCGCGGTAACGAGCTTAATTGTGCTATGATGGGTATCAACGCAATGGTTAAGGATAAGCGGGTGCGTGATGCCGCTTGGGAGTATATTAAGTTTTGGGCTAGCGATGAGGCAGCTCGAATCAGATGCAAAGTCTATGTTGAGTCAGGCTTTGCTCGATTTATTGCACCTAAGTATCTGAAGAAATACGGCTATACTCAATATCTTAAGGAGGTGCCGAAAGGCTGGTCAGAAACCCTCGAAGAGGCACTTCGCTCAGGGCGTCCTGAACCATATGGGCGTAACTGCGAGAACATCTATCAGGAGATGACGCCGCCTCTTGATGCTGTATGGTTAAGCGACCGGACCGACTATAAGAGGCTACTCGATAATGCTGTTGCCCACTGCAATGAAAAGTTAATGGGTGTAGTTGACCCCAAAATACTAACCGTGAGGCGTCGTGTTGCGTGGGTGGTTGTTATTGCTCTTTTTATTATCTTTTCGTTAGTGTTTTGCTTTGTGATTAAAAGCTTCAGCAAGGATTATGAATCCCCACACCAAATAACTGTAAAAAGGAAAAAGTCTCGTTGGGTGAAATACAAGCGAACTGCTTTTGCGTTTTTGTTGATGTCTCCTGCCTTAGTCTCAGTTGCACTGTGGGCATACTATCCTCTACTTCGTGGCTCAGTAATGGCATTTCAAGATTATCGAATAGTAGCTGGCACTAGGTGGGTCGGACTCGATAATTTTAGCGAGGTCTTATTCACGCCGCAGGTATGGAAATCATTTTGGAACAGCTTTGTGTTTATGCTTCTTTCTTTGGGCCTTGGATTCTTTAGCCCAATTATCTTAGCGCTAATGCTTCATGAAGTACCAAAAGGCAAGATGCTCTTCCGAACGCTGTATTACCTGCCCGCGGTAACAACAGGCCTTGTGATCATGTTTTTATGGAAATTCTTTTACAATCCAAGTCCGGCTGGGTTGCTAAACCAGCTTTTGCTTAATATAAACGACTACGTCATAAAACATCTGAACTCTGCTATGGCGATTATGCATATCCCTGCGAAAATTCCGTTGTTCGAACCATTGACTTGGTTGCAAGATCCAAGGCTTGCAATGTTGTGTGTGGTACTCCCGATTATATGGGCGCATGTTGGGCCAGGGTGCATTATTTACCTCGCTGCGTTGAAAAGCGTGCCTGAAGACGTATATGAAGCTGCTGACCTCGATGGAGCAGGGGTGCTCCAAAAAATTAGGCATATCACAATTCCATATTTAAGGCCGTTGATAATAATCAACTTTGTTGGTGCGTTTATACATGCATTTCGATCATTCGATTTCATATTTGTAATGACGGGCGGAGGCCCAATGCATGCTACACATGTCGCTGGGCTAGAAATTTGGTATAACGCGTTTCTTTACCTAAAATTCGGATACGCAGTTGCAATGGCTTGGTTAATGGGATCGTTTCTTGTAGGGTTTACAGTTTTTCAGTTGAGAATTCTCTCGCGTCTCCAGTTCAAGACCGCAGGCGCATGA
- a CDS encoding AIR synthase family protein: protein MPSKLRTGKLPHDLLAKMLSKIDLDERVVVGPAVGVDAAVIDYGNRLLVTKTDPITFATDLIGWYAVNINANDIAVMGATPKWMLATVLLPVGVSSETVEQIFNQILSACEELQISVIGGHTEITHDLSRPIVVGCMLGETDRSSLVTSSGAKVGDDIIITKGIAIEGTAILAREAYDRLREMWFTKQFLKRAANFLFDPGISVVKDARIAVESVKVNAMHDPTEGGLATGLMEIAQASGLGIEVEKDAIPVIPETQSLCRELGLDPLGLIASGCLILAVSPSDTPRLLDAFGQAGIRANVIGKMMPKEHGLKMRTPRGIADLPSFARDEIARFFEEM, encoded by the coding sequence ATGCCTTCTAAACTACGCACTGGCAAGCTGCCACATGACTTGCTTGCAAAGATGCTGTCTAAGATTGACCTAGATGAACGGGTTGTCGTTGGTCCGGCAGTTGGAGTAGATGCGGCAGTAATAGATTATGGCAACCGATTGCTTGTAACAAAGACCGACCCGATTACCTTCGCCACTGATTTAATCGGTTGGTATGCGGTGAATATTAACGCAAACGACATCGCAGTGATGGGCGCCACGCCAAAGTGGATGTTAGCGACTGTCCTTCTTCCTGTAGGTGTTTCTTCGGAGACTGTAGAGCAGATTTTTAATCAAATACTTTCAGCGTGTGAAGAATTGCAGATAAGCGTTATTGGGGGGCACACTGAGATAACGCATGACCTCAGTCGCCCAATCGTCGTAGGTTGCATGCTTGGTGAAACTGACCGATCAAGTTTAGTTACTAGCTCGGGTGCCAAAGTAGGCGATGACATAATAATCACAAAAGGTATTGCAATCGAAGGAACGGCAATTTTAGCGCGCGAAGCGTATGACCGACTTAGGGAGATGTGGTTTACTAAACAATTTCTGAAACGAGCTGCCAACTTTCTCTTTGACCCGGGTATTAGCGTGGTGAAAGACGCAAGGATTGCAGTAGAATCGGTCAAGGTGAATGCAATGCATGACCCGACGGAAGGAGGACTTGCTACTGGTTTGATGGAGATAGCGCAAGCATCGGGACTTGGAATCGAAGTCGAAAAAGACGCCATTCCAGTGATACCCGAAACGCAAAGCCTTTGTCGCGAGTTGGGTCTCGACCCGCTTGGTTTGATTGCGTCCGGCTGCCTAATCCTTGCAGTTTCTCCTTCCGATACCCCGCGTCTTCTCGATGCCTTTGGACAGGCAGGAATACGAGCCAATGTGATTGGGAAAATGATGCCAAAAGAACACGGCTTAAAAATGCGTACTCCCAGGGGCATTGCTGATTTACCTTCATTTGCAAGGGATGAAATAGCCCGATTTTTCGAGGAGATGTGA
- a CDS encoding DUF6485 family protein has translation MSCPKMSTNLEFCNCSYPSCSRKGNCCECLRYHLSNNQLPACAFPDDVEKTWDRSFKRFAQIYK, from the coding sequence ATGTCTTGCCCAAAAATGAGTACCAACCTTGAATTCTGCAATTGTAGCTATCCAAGTTGTTCACGAAAAGGAAATTGCTGTGAGTGCCTGCGCTACCACCTCAGCAATAACCAGCTACCGGCTTGCGCATTCCCGGATGACGTAGAAAAGACTTGGGACCGTTCGTTTAAAAGATTTGCGCAGATATACAAGTAA
- a CDS encoding ABC transporter permease subunit: MPIITVVGRKQRKIRILIAALYIILSAGAVTMVYPFLLMVSTSFTSPVDQNQFRIIPRYFYSEDELYRKYVEAKYGEEIVKYNAWLGEDLSTFEELQPPKNVNRRFVEEWRQFKNSLPIDHMMLAHSFSLSRITPEIVYKYRNFLKEKFSGDLERFNKTYIEANETWMEVQMPVEDWTQRNFIPEQTKKYREFFKFKKSQAPRYLITVSVDGLFQEYLRLSCGDINTINKALGSHYKKRADIHLTARVPNSPMADEWESFVRKECPVHFIRIDAAATPLFQSFLRKKYGTVAYLNKAYRTNLSSFEQVSLPQKPPKSGMLLVDWIEFLQSAVPIKMVELQSPEVLFRAHLANKFGTIEKMNKTLGTRFASFQAVAPPYAENDLVELLENTSAIRREFIVRNYREVIDYIALHGRALINTAILCIALVLTTLTVNPLCAYALSRFNLKSTYKILLFLLATMAFPAEVSAIPSFLLIKELHLLGTYWAIILPGLANGYSIFLLKGFFDSLPKELYEAAVMDGATEMQMYRKITLQLSKPVLAVIALGAFTAAYGSFMWAFLVLQNPKMWTLMVWLYQMQIWAPQFLVYAGLVLAAIPTLLVFIFCQNIIMRGIIVPSEK; this comes from the coding sequence ATGCCTATTATCACTGTAGTTGGTAGAAAACAGAGAAAGATTCGCATACTTATAGCCGCACTTTATATAATACTTTCGGCTGGAGCAGTGACAATGGTTTATCCATTCTTGCTGATGGTTTCGACTTCGTTTACTAGTCCAGTCGACCAAAACCAGTTTCGGATTATTCCGCGTTATTTTTATTCAGAAGATGAACTCTATCGCAAATATGTCGAAGCGAAGTATGGCGAGGAAATCGTCAAATATAACGCATGGCTCGGCGAAGACCTTTCAACATTTGAGGAACTTCAGCCGCCTAAGAATGTGAACCGCCGGTTTGTGGAAGAGTGGCGGCAATTTAAGAACTCACTCCCAATTGACCATATGATGCTTGCCCACTCGTTTTCGCTTTCCAGAATAACGCCCGAAATAGTCTATAAATACAGAAACTTCTTGAAAGAAAAGTTTAGTGGTGATTTGGAAAGGTTCAATAAAACCTATATCGAGGCAAACGAGACTTGGATGGAAGTTCAGATGCCCGTCGAGGACTGGACTCAGCGCAATTTTATACCTGAGCAAACCAAAAAATATCGGGAGTTTTTTAAATTTAAAAAGTCACAAGCGCCACGTTATTTGATTACGGTCTCGGTCGATGGTCTTTTTCAAGAATACCTTAGGTTGAGCTGTGGGGATATAAATACCATCAACAAAGCGCTTGGCAGCCACTATAAAAAGCGCGCGGATATCCATCTAACTGCTCGGGTTCCAAACTCACCCATGGCGGACGAATGGGAAAGCTTTGTCAGAAAAGAATGTCCTGTCCATTTTATTCGAATAGATGCCGCCGCAACGCCGCTATTCCAAAGTTTTTTGAGGAAGAAATATGGAACAGTTGCTTATCTTAATAAAGCATACAGAACTAATTTAAGTTCGTTTGAACAGGTAAGTCTCCCTCAGAAGCCGCCCAAGAGCGGCATGTTGCTAGTAGACTGGATTGAGTTCCTCCAGAGTGCTGTTCCAATCAAGATGGTGGAACTTCAGTCGCCAGAAGTGCTTTTTAGGGCTCATCTGGCTAATAAGTTTGGGACAATCGAAAAGATGAACAAGACACTAGGCACTAGGTTTGCTTCTTTCCAAGCGGTTGCGCCGCCCTATGCTGAAAACGACTTGGTTGAGCTTTTAGAAAATACAAGCGCAATTCGCCGCGAATTCATTGTGCGCAACTATCGCGAGGTTATTGATTATATAGCGCTTCATGGTAGGGCTCTAATCAATACGGCAATTCTGTGTATTGCACTAGTGCTAACAACTTTGACCGTCAATCCGCTTTGTGCCTATGCACTTTCGCGTTTTAACCTCAAATCTACATACAAGATTTTGCTTTTCTTGCTGGCTACAATGGCATTTCCAGCAGAGGTGAGTGCAATCCCGAGCTTCCTGCTTATCAAGGAGCTCCATCTGCTGGGCACCTATTGGGCGATAATATTGCCCGGCTTGGCAAATGGATACTCGATTTTCTTGCTCAAGGGATTTTTTGATAGTTTGCCAAAGGAGCTTTATGAAGCGGCTGTGATGGATGGGGCTACTGAGATGCAAATGTACCGAAAAATTACCTTACAGCTATCAAAGCCAGTGCTGGCGGTGATAGCTCTAGGAGCATTCACAGCTGCATATGGTTCGTTTATGTGGGCTTTCCTCGTATTGCAAAATCCCAAAATGTGGACGCTGATGGTTTGGCTATATCAAATGCAGATTTGGGCGCCTCAGTTTTTGGTCTATGCGGGGCTGGTGCTGGCCGCAATCCCAACATTACTCGTTTTCATTTTCTGCCAAAATATAATAATGAGGGGAATAATTGTTCCTTCGGAGAAATAA